GTGGGGTCGAAGACATGGACATTGGGCAGGCCAGCGGTCACCTGGGCGAGCAGCCCGCCCAGGGTCGCCCGCATCCGGGCGGTGGTGGCGGCATCGCCGGCGCAGCTGCTGCCGGCGGGGTCTTGACAGGCCACCGGCTCCCTGGCCAGGGACGGGTTGTCGACCACCAGCACCAACTGGATGCCCTGGGCCGCCAGCCGTTCGGCGTAGGCCCGCATGCCGCCCACCCAGGCCCTGCGCACCTCGGCGATGCGCAGGCGGCGCTCGCCCAGGTAGGTGGGGGCCCCGTAGCCCCGTCCCTCCACGTCGTTGCTGGCCAGGTAGTTGTGCAGGAAGCCCGACACCAGGACGATGTCCCCCGGCTGGAGGCGCTGCAGGGAGCGCTCCATCTCCCCGTCGGAGAACTGGCGGCAGGATTCGTAGCGGCCCTGCTGCCAGGTGACGGTGAGCTGCGGATCGATCAGGCAGGCGCCCATGGCGGCAAAGGTGAGGCGCTGGCCGGTGCGGGCGGTCACCGCATCCAGCATCGGCAGGAGGTGCTGGGCGTGGGAATCACCCAGCAGGAAGATCTCCCGGGCGCCGGGGAGGCCGGGCCGGTTGCACTTGTCGAAATTCGGCCGGGTGGTGGCGTTGTAGGGCTTGCCACTGGCCACCGTGCAATCACTGGTGATGCCGGTGCCCGGGATCAGGGGATTGAGGGCATGGACCCGCTCGCTGATCGGCACCGGATCGGCGTCCTTCCCCTGGAACAACAGGCCGCGGAACTGGTGGTGCAGGGCATCGATGCCGATCCACAACCCCCCCACCGCCAGCAGCGCCAGCAGCGTCTCCCACCACCACTTCAGGGGATACCGGCGCACCGGCTGCTCCACCAGCCCGTACGCCGCCACCGCCAGCACCACGCTCCCCGCCACCGCCACCACGTACTGCCACCACGTCTCCATCCCCCACGTCCACCGCAGCAGCACGATCACCGGCCAGTGCCACAGGTACAGCGAGTACGACAGCAGCCCGCACGTCAGCAGAAACCGCTCCAGCCACCGCCCCGGCAGGAATCTGCCCCCCTCGCCGGGGCCCGCCTGCAGCACCAGCAGCGTCCCCACCACCGCCGGCAGCACACCCGGCACCGGGAAGCCCTCACGCTCCGACGTCATCACCACCGCCCACAGCAGCAGCGCCGCCCCCGCCAGCCGCGGCCAGCGGCCCTGCAGCCAGCTCGCCCCCACCAGCCCCCGCCGCTGCGCCACCAGCAGCAGCGAGCCCACTGTCAGTTCCCAAAGCCGGCTCGGCATCAGGAAAAAGGCCGCCATCGGCGCGTTCTGCGTCCACCACCAGCTCGCCCCCAGCGACAGCACCACCAGCGCCACCAGCAGCGGCACACTGCGCCGCACCCCATAGCCGATCCCCACCATCAGCAGCGGGAACACCAGGTAGAACTGCTGCTCCACACCCAGCGACCAGGTGTGCAGAAAGGGATTCAGATCCGCATCCGTGGCGAAGTAATCGACCTGCCCCATCAGGAAGTTGTTCGACCAGCCGAACAGCGCCTTGAGGGCCACGTTGAAATACGGCCCGCTCTCCAGCGGCGGGATCAGCATCGCCACCCCCAGGCTCGTCACCCCCAGGCACACCAGCAGGTTCGGCAGCAACCGCCGCACGCGCCGCAGATAGAAATTCCCCAGACGGGGCCACAGCGGCTTGCTCGCCTGGCCCAGCAGCGAGCCCATCACCACGTAGCCCGAAATCACGAAGAAGATGTCCACCCCCGTGAAGCCACCCGGCAGCCACCCCTTGTTCAGGTGGAACACCAGCACCGCCAGCATCGCCGCTCCCCGCAGCGCATCGATGTCCGGTCGGTAGGCAAACCCACCCCCCTTCCCGCCGCCTCCGGACGCCGGGACGCTCGCCGCTGCGGCGGCTCCGGTGCTCGTGACGGCGGGGGCCACAGCCATCAGCGCCCCGCCGGGACCAGACCCGCCTGCGTCAGAAACCGCTCGAACGGCTCCGCGAGCGAGCGGCTGCCGCTGACGCTCAGGTGGTGGTTGTCGGCGAACAGGGGGGTGCCGTCGGGCCGGCGATCCAGCACCCGGCCATCCGCCCCCACCAGGTGGGGGGTGGGGTCGAACACATGGACGTTGGGCAGGCCGGCCGCCGCCGCCTCCAGGGTGTCGCGCACCGTGCGCTGCATCGCCGCCGTCACGGCGGGCTCGGGCGCGCAGCTCACGGCCGGGCCGCCGGTGGAGCGACGGCACTCCAGCGGCTTGCGGGCGAGCATCGGACTGTCCACCACCAGCACCAGCTGGATGCCGCGGGCGGCGAGCCGCTGGGCGTAGGCCCGCAGGTTGGCCACGTGGCGCGCCCGGGCCTGGGCGGGGGTGAGACGGCGGTCGCCGTCCATGACGTTGGCCTCGCTGGGGGTGCCGGCGGGAGTCACATCGCCCACGTAGTAGTTGAGCCAGGACGAGAGCACCACGACATCGCCACGCTTGAGGCGTTCCAGGGAGCGCTCCATCTCACCGACCACGAAGTCGCGGCAGGGGCCGTAGCTCTTGTTGCCCCAGCTCATCAGCAGGCTGGGATCGGTGAAGCAGGCCATCTGGTAAGTGAAGCTGATCCGCTGGCCGGTGCGGGCGGTCACCGCGTCCAGCATCGGCAGCAGGTGCAGGGCATGGGAATCGCCCAGCAGGAAGATCTCGCCGGCACCGGGACGGCCGGGGCGGCCGCAGCGCTCGAAATCGATGCGGGTGGTGTCGTTGTAGGGCTGGCCATACACGAGGCTGCAGCCGCTGCCGATGCCCGTGCCGGGGATCTGCAGGTTCTGGATGCGCTCGCTGCGGGGCACGGGATCGCGGTCGGTGCCCCGGAACAGGCGGTCCCGCAGGCCGTTCTGCAGGGCGTCGATGCCAATCCACAGCCCCCCCACCGCCAGCAGCGCCAGCAGCGTCTCCCACCACCACGTCAGCGGATGCCGCCGCACCGGCTGCTCCACCAGCCCGTACGCCGCCACCGCCAGCACCACGCTCCCCGCCACCGCCACCACGTACTGCCACCACGTCTCCATCCCCCACGTCCAGCGCAGCAGCACGATCACCGGCCAGTGCCACAGGTACAGCG
This genomic stretch from Cyanobium gracile PCC 6307 harbors:
- a CDS encoding acyltransferase family protein; the encoded protein is MAVAPAVTSTGAAAAASVPASGGGGKGGGFAYRPDIDALRGAAMLAVLVFHLNKGWLPGGFTGVDIFFVISGYVVMGSLLGQASKPLWPRLGNFYLRRVRRLLPNLLVCLGVTSLGVAMLIPPLESGPYFNVALKALFGWSNNFLMGQVDYFATDADLNPFLHTWSLGVEQQFYLVFPLLMVGIGYGVRRSVPLLVALVVLSLGASWWWTQNAPMAAFFLMPSRLWELTVGSLLLVAQRRGLVGASWLQGRWPRLAGAALLLWAVVMTSEREGFPVPGVLPAVVGTLLVLQAGPGEGGRFLPGRWLERFLLTCGLLSYSLYLWHWPVIVLLRWTWGMETWWQYVVAVAGSVVLAVAAYGLVEQPVRRYPLKWWWETLLALLAVGGLWIGIDALHHQFRGLLFQGKDADPVPISERVHALNPLIPGTGITSDCTVASGKPYNATTRPNFDKCNRPGLPGAREIFLLGDSHAQHLLPMLDAVTARTGQRLTFAAMGACLIDPQLTVTWQQGRYESCRQFSDGEMERSLQRLQPGDIVLVSGFLHNYLASNDVEGRGYGAPTYLGERRLRIAEVRRAWVGGMRAYAERLAAQGIQLVLVVDNPSLAREPVACQDPAGSSCAGDAATTARMRATLGGLLAQVTAGLPNVHVFDPTPYLVGPDGRVVYRRPDGTPLYADSHHLSVSGSRSLAAPFERFLQQQGLTSPRPTASPSP
- a CDS encoding acyltransferase family protein; this encodes MLAAPTSQGAAAAASGPASGGSGKGGGFAYRPDIDALRGAAMLAVLVFHLNKGWLPGGFTGVDIFFVISGYVVMGSLLGQASKPLGPRLGMFYLRRVRRLMPNLLVCLGVTSLAVALWVPPGENGPYFMTAIKALFGWSNNHLMGQIDYFNPDADLNPFLHTWSLGVEQQFYLVFPLLMVGIGYGVRRSVPLLVALVVLSLGASWWWTQNAPMAAFFLMPSRLWELTIGSLLLVAQRRGLLGASWLQGRWPRLAGAALLLWAVVMTSEREGFPVPGVLPAVVGTLLVLQAGPGEGGRFLPGRWLERFLLTCGLLSYSLYLWHWPVIVLLRWTWGMETWWQYVVAVAGSVVLAVAAYGLVEQPVRRHPLTWWWETLLALLAVGGLWIGIDALQNGLRDRLFRGTDRDPVPRSERIQNLQIPGTGIGSGCSLVYGQPYNDTTRIDFERCGRPGRPGAGEIFLLGDSHALHLLPMLDAVTARTGQRISFTYQMACFTDPSLLMSWGNKSYGPCRDFVVGEMERSLERLKRGDVVVLSSWLNYYVGDVTPAGTPSEANVMDGDRRLTPAQARARHVANLRAYAQRLAARGIQLVLVVDSPMLARKPLECRRSTGGPAVSCAPEPAVTAAMQRTVRDTLEAAAAGLPNVHVFDPTPHLVGADGRVLDRRPDGTPLFADNHHLSVSGSRSLAEPFERFLTQAGLVPAGR